Proteins encoded by one window of Mustela erminea isolate mMusErm1 chromosome 5, mMusErm1.Pri, whole genome shotgun sequence:
- the LOC116591936 gene encoding ras-related protein Rap-2c-like, with protein sequence MAGPGPRPAKGYRVVLLGSVAVGKTALATQFACGRFPEQCEPSVEELFSKVIEVNAAPALLEIVDTVGAEHLVTLKDLYIKNSDGFVVLYSVCSEASFEAVRPLRERMGRLRGPKAVPLVLVGTKADLDAERQVLTARGRALAREWRCPFLEVTAKSKLMVDQVFTQVVREMEALAPPEAAPPAPPGNAQDTWPSERFIG encoded by the coding sequence ATGGCGGGCCCGGGGCCGCGCCCCGCCAAGGGCTACCGGGTGGTGCTGCTGGGGAGCGTGGCGGTGGGCAAGACGGCGCTGGCCACGCAGTTCGCCTGCGGCCGCTTCCCGGAGCAGTGCGAGCCGTCGGTGGAGGAGCTCTTCAGCAAGGTGATCGAGGTGAACGCGGCGCCCGCGCTGCTGGAGATCGTGGACACCGTGGGCGCCGAGCACCTGGTCACCCTCAAGGACCTGTACATCAAGAACAGCGACGGCTTCGTGGTGCTCTACAGCGTGTGCAGCGAGGCCTCGTTCGAGGCGGTGCGGCCGCTGCGGGAGCGCATGGGCCGGCTGCGGGGGCCCAAGGCCGTGCCGCTCGTGCTCGTGGGCACCAAGGCCGACCTGGACGCCGAGCGCCAGGTGCTGACGGCGCGGGGCCGCGCGCTGGCCCGCGAGTGGCGCTGCCCGTTCCTGGAGGTCACGGCCAAGAGCAAACTCATGGTGGACCAGGTGTTCACGCAGGTGGTTCGCGAGATGGAGGCCCTGGCCCCGCCCGAGGCGGCGCCCCCGGCGCCCCCCGGCAATGCCCAGGATACGTGGCCGTCGGAGAGGTTCATCGGCTGA
- the LOC116591935 gene encoding uncharacterized protein LOC116591935 produces the protein MDPEWPSNSTTSWELSCRDPIRFWASPWKGGKARDRLRDPGWVGFGPRPGSEAQSSTSRLSRACARVGKRAASEGTCPKISRHRGDKAGTVSAQQTRQRDCPVFRAPAPLLQKWAADPAGRGLLKPEAFWAGTCLSRSGAGDWAGTFWRQPGPAGSPGPLLWPHILQVGRNPCSYLCEATLGHGVGVLPEAPLQPRGTPVSRHRARGAVGCRDLEIDLLAVPGPGWTLRGHGGASLCMSWPEYEPLGQGKRRQGGRPRPGAAPGLAAPLPWSPGPPPSVPRGPPHLTPLGHRKLGSTRAAPGQQQRRQRMGQGGGSRGRCGAPPPHSSFDVWERLEPQSQGGQSGGICLPRCVRSRPRPLC, from the coding sequence ATGGATCCGGAATGGCCAAGCAATTCCACCACTTCCTGGGAGCTTTCTTGCAGGGACCCGATTCGCTTCTGGGCCTCTCCTTGGAAGGGGGGGAAAGCCAGGGACCGACTGAGGGACCCTGGGTGGGTGGGGTTTGGGCCAAGGCCAGGCAGTGAGGCTCAGAGCAGCACCAGCCGGCTCTCCCGGGCCTGTGCTAGGGTGGGAAAAAGAGCTGCGTCGGAGGGGACTTGCCCCAAGATCTCCAGGCACAGGGGAGACAAGGCAGGCACAGTGTCAGCCCAGCAGACCAGACAGAGAGACTGTCCTGTCTTCAGGGCCCCAGCCCCCCTGCTGCAGAAATGGGCAGCGGACCCTGCAGGGCGTGGGCTCTTAAAGCCTGAGGCATTCTGGGCTGGGACCTGCTTGTCAAGGTCTGGAGCGGGTGACTGGGCAGGGACTTTCTGGCGGCAGCCCGGGCCTGCAGGCTCCCCAGGACCCCTGCTCTGGCCCCACATCCTGCAGGTAGGGAGGAACCCATGTTCTTATCTGTGCGAGGCCACCCTgggacatggggtgggggtgctgcctGAGGCCCCTCTACAGCCCAGAGGGACGCCTGTTTCCAGGCACAGGGCACGAGGTGCTGTGGGGTGCAGGGATTTGGAAATTGACCTGCTGGCTGTGCCGGGACCTGGATGGACGCTCAGGGGACATGGCGGAGCGTCCCTTTGCATGAGCTGGCCGGAATACGAGCCACTGGGCCAGGGAAAGAGGCGCCAAGGGGGGAGGCCCAGACCCGGGGCTGCTCCGGGGCTGGCTGCACCTCTGCCCTGGAGCCCAGGTCCCCCCCCATCAGTCCCCAGGGGCCCCCCACACCTCACCCCGCTCGGGCATAGGAAGCTTGGCAGCACAAGAGCAGCCCCTGGGCAGCAGCAGCGGAGACAgaggatggggcagggaggggggtccCGGGGCAGGTGCGgagcgccccctccccactccagctTTGACGTCTGGGAGCGATTGGAGCCCCAAAGCCAGGGCGGGCAGTCTggtggcatctgccttccacGCTGTGTCCGAAGCAGGCCACGTCCTCTGTGCTGA